Part of the Oscillibacter hominis genome is shown below.
CGCCACACTGGGCCCGGCGTGTGAATGACGTATCTGGCCTTCAGCCGATAGCCCTTTGTGAGCTTGGCCTGTCCTGTTTCACATCCGTGGAGGGTCCGGCACTCCGCCAGGAGCTCTGGTCCCGCGGCCCGGTGGATAGCGCCGTCCACGCCGCCCCCGCCCAACAGGCTGGTGTTTGCCGCGTTGACGATGGCGTCGGCATCCGATAAGGTGATGTCTCCCATAATAAGTTCTAATTTTCCCATACAGCTGTCCTTTCTGTTGCTTTTCCTCAGTATAGTCAGCTTCGCGGGAAAAAACAAGCTTTTCACCGGAGCCGGGATGCAGTATAATAACTGTACATGGCTATTTTTTGCCTTTACCGCGGCGGCACCTGCGCGGCAAGATGCCAAAGCGGCTGAGCGCCCGGCAGGAAGCGGCCGCAGGGATGGGCAGCCAGAACGCCCGCCTGCCCAAAGATCAGAGGAGTGTGAGACTATGCGTGTCAACGACAGACACCTTTCCTTTTACTATGAGATGGACGATGACATTGAGGCTGTCCACATCGACCGGCCAAGGACGGCCCTGCTAATCATCGACATGCAGTACAGCCAGATCAGCCGGCCCCAGGGAAGAAGCGAAGCGGAGCAAGTGCGCTGGGAGCCGTTTTACCGGAAGATCGAGGAAGTGGTGCTGCCCAATAACCAGACGATTTTGAAGGCCTTCCGCCGCCTGGGGATGAACGTCTGCTTTGCCAAGGTGGTGACCCGGAAGAGGGATGGCAGCGACCGGTCGCTGAATCAGAAGGGCACCGGGTTCAACGCCTCCTATACGGTGGATGGAGACCCCAGGGGAGAGATCGTTGCAGAACTGGCACCCATAGCGGACGAGATTGTGGTGCGCAAGGGCACGGAGAGCGCCCTCACAGGCACAAATCTGCGGCTGCTGCTCCATAACATGGGCATTGACACGGTGGTGGTGACCGGCGTGCTGACGGACCAGTGCGTGTCCAGCACCGTGCGGAGCTTGGCGGACGAGAGCTTTCAGGTCTGGCTGGTGGAGGATGCCTGCATGGCCGCCACAGAGGCCATCCACAACCATGAGCTGGAGATCCTCAACAACCTCTACTGCCATGTCATCAATACGGAGGAGCTGTTGGAGGCGCTTTCAAATTCATAAAAAGAAGGCCGCGGGATATCCCGCGGCCTTCTTTTTTCAATCACTGCTTTGCAAGGTACCGGTCACAGGCCTGGCTGGCCTGGCGGGACAAAAGCCCCTCATCCACCCGGCTCAGGCGGCCCTGTTCCACCACCAGGTTGCCGTTCACCACGGTGTAGTCCACCGGGCCCCGCAGCCCCACGGTGGCCAGCACGGATTTGGGATCGTACAGGCCGCCCACCAGCTCCATGCGGCGGCGGTCCACCAGGAACAGGTCGGCGCACTTTCCGACTTCCAGGGAGCCAATGTCCGACCGGCCCAGCAGGGAGGCGCTGCCCCGGGTGGCCAGTTTCAGCACATCGTAGCCGGAGGGGGCATCGGCGCTGGAGGTGAGCCGGTGCAGCAGGTAGCACACCCGAAGCTCCTCCATCAGAGAAGAACCGTCGTTGGAGGCGGAGCCATCCACCGCCAGCCCCACCTTCACGCCAAGGCGCAGCATTTCGCTCACCCGGGCCACGCCGGAGGAGAGCTTCATATTGGAGATGGGGCAGTGGGCCACGCCCGTGCCGGTCTCGGCCAGCAGCCGCAGCTCTTCGTCATTGAAGTGGATGCCGTGGGCATACCATACGTCGCTGCCGGTCCAGCCTAAGGAGGCCATGTAGGCCAGGGGGCG
Proteins encoded:
- a CDS encoding cysteine hydrolase family protein, whose translation is MRVNDRHLSFYYEMDDDIEAVHIDRPRTALLIIDMQYSQISRPQGRSEAEQVRWEPFYRKIEEVVLPNNQTILKAFRRLGMNVCFAKVVTRKRDGSDRSLNQKGTGFNASYTVDGDPRGEIVAELAPIADEIVVRKGTESALTGTNLRLLLHNMGIDTVVVTGVLTDQCVSSTVRSLADESFQVWLVEDACMAATEAIHNHELEILNNLYCHVINTEELLEALSNS